In the genome of Desulfofarcimen acetoxidans DSM 771, one region contains:
- a CDS encoding S-layer homology domain-containing protein has translation MQSSKRVFIIALAVCLLLGVAGSVMAGELSDISGHWANNQINSWLNQGLVFGYPDGTFKPDKEMSRAEFVALVNRSFKIQNSNETNSFTDVKTGDWFSKDVEAARVAGYISGYEDNTFRPDRNISRQEVAVIVTRLLKLDTAGDLTELDKFADRSSIPSWSQAGLNAAVKNGIINGYPDKTVQPFKAITRAEAIVCLNAAIAKGSTTVEKSGIEGKVTYKGSAVKDAAVKLFDKDGFQVIKQTTTDAKGLYKLEVDPGVYDLTATTDKTVGYASDVSAAADKITAQDLTLEDGAIITGRLNNKNNNAAANVEIMFTTNPTFVATTNSSGQYKLVVLPDRQYAVRAMNPSNGEVEVIDDNVTVGSAGQTQTMSTMRASFATTSSGGGGGGGGGGSSQAVLTTVNDINKTTVEVSFNQALSGVQASDFTFSPSLNVVSAVFKNDAKQVVVLTLAERTLDTDYKLYYKGTDTGFIIKVVGINITEPVGSTPVPINMGNHPAEVTLTASVGGQSIPLVIDLPTLVSPTVAINPVTIDPGLIPADSLALDIVISGLGDKEVILTLPVPAGLTDPGAFHWNGEVWDYRESTISGGKISFATNLSPVMISNRVKKPVLKIESVTQNSVEMSWTTTVVNPKGFDLYRDGAKINAAMLDGTARGYNDTGLTPGKTYAYTIVVYNAQKCQSPKADTVTATTLADQGENAAFDSWLNTIKSQILLLGAASGNLTIDLGSATEPTTVTITNDSLKTKSLSDLLMSVIDKMVSRNYDNVVITLQGKITEINVSGKPLNEYIADKLAGKPHSAAAIEYFTKLDEASFNALKTALKNDAASYNELSATVREVISFSTEVNIPAMEIKGLTLNKVTFANNHGTIDVLPGDTISINQFKTALGINSSITLGSLSGSVVTLEFKGASGTVYDYEFNLN, from the coding sequence TTGCAATCAAGTAAGAGAGTTTTTATTATTGCGCTTGCTGTATGCTTGTTGCTTGGAGTTGCAGGCTCCGTGATGGCCGGCGAGTTATCTGATATTAGCGGGCACTGGGCTAATAATCAAATTAACAGCTGGTTAAATCAGGGTCTGGTATTCGGATATCCGGACGGAACGTTTAAACCGGATAAAGAAATGTCCAGAGCCGAATTTGTCGCACTCGTGAATAGGTCTTTTAAAATTCAAAATTCAAATGAAACCAACAGTTTTACGGATGTAAAGACAGGCGATTGGTTCAGTAAGGATGTAGAGGCGGCCAGAGTTGCCGGTTATATCTCCGGCTATGAAGACAATACTTTTAGACCTGACCGGAATATCAGCCGCCAGGAAGTTGCCGTGATAGTAACCAGGCTGCTGAAACTTGATACAGCCGGTGATTTAACAGAGTTGGACAAGTTCGCTGACAGAAGCAGCATACCGTCCTGGTCGCAGGCCGGACTGAATGCGGCGGTTAAAAACGGCATTATTAACGGTTACCCTGATAAAACTGTTCAACCCTTTAAAGCTATAACCAGGGCGGAAGCTATAGTTTGCTTGAATGCAGCCATAGCTAAGGGTTCGACGACAGTTGAGAAATCCGGGATAGAAGGAAAAGTAACCTATAAGGGCAGTGCCGTAAAAGATGCGGCAGTTAAATTATTTGATAAAGACGGTTTTCAGGTAATAAAGCAAACCACAACTGACGCAAAAGGTTTGTATAAACTTGAGGTGGATCCCGGTGTTTACGATTTGACGGCTACTACAGACAAAACTGTGGGCTATGCCAGTGATGTTTCAGCTGCTGCTGATAAAATTACCGCTCAGGATCTTACTTTAGAAGACGGAGCTATAATAACCGGTAGACTAAATAATAAAAACAATAATGCTGCGGCAAATGTGGAAATAATGTTTACAACTAATCCAACCTTTGTTGCAACTACAAATTCAAGCGGCCAATATAAGCTGGTTGTATTGCCTGATCGCCAATATGCCGTTAGAGCCATGAATCCGAGTAACGGTGAAGTAGAAGTCATTGATGATAATGTGACTGTGGGCAGCGCGGGTCAGACGCAAACCATGAGTACAATGAGAGCTTCCTTTGCAACGACCTCCTCGGGTGGAGGCGGCGGCGGGGGTGGCGGCGGTTCTTCACAAGCCGTATTAACTACCGTAAATGATATCAATAAAACGACCGTAGAGGTTTCCTTCAACCAGGCGCTAAGCGGTGTACAAGCTTCTGATTTTACTTTTAGTCCGAGTTTAAATGTTGTGTCCGCGGTATTTAAAAATGACGCTAAGCAAGTTGTTGTCTTAACTCTGGCTGAAAGGACATTAGATACTGATTACAAACTGTACTATAAAGGTACTGACACGGGTTTTATAATTAAGGTTGTGGGGATTAATATAACTGAACCTGTTGGAAGTACACCGGTTCCCATAAACATGGGCAATCATCCGGCTGAAGTTACTTTGACCGCTTCTGTTGGAGGGCAGTCAATACCGTTAGTTATAGATTTGCCTACCTTGGTGTCACCTACTGTAGCAATTAATCCTGTGACTATTGATCCCGGTTTGATTCCTGCCGATTCCTTGGCGCTGGATATTGTAATTAGCGGTTTAGGTGACAAAGAGGTAATTCTTACCTTGCCTGTACCTGCCGGATTGACTGATCCAGGTGCTTTTCACTGGAACGGTGAGGTGTGGGACTACAGAGAATCCACGATATCAGGTGGAAAAATAAGCTTTGCCACTAATTTATCTCCTGTTATGATATCAAATAGAGTTAAAAAGCCGGTGCTCAAAATTGAAAGTGTAACTCAGAACAGTGTTGAGATGTCCTGGACAACTACAGTAGTCAATCCGAAAGGCTTTGATCTTTATAGAGATGGTGCAAAAATAAATGCGGCAATGCTTGACGGAACTGCTCGTGGTTATAATGATACAGGATTAACCCCGGGTAAGACCTATGCTTATACTATTGTGGTATATAACGCTCAGAAGTGTCAATCACCTAAAGCGGACACTGTGACAGCCACTACTTTAGCCGATCAGGGGGAAAACGCCGCTTTTGACAGCTGGCTAAACACTATTAAGTCGCAAATTCTTCTTTTAGGCGCGGCGTCAGGCAATTTGACAATTGATTTGGGTAGTGCAACTGAGCCGACAACTGTTACTATTACCAACGATTCATTGAAAACTAAATCATTAAGTGATTTACTGATGTCTGTAATAGACAAAATGGTGTCCAGAAATTATGATAATGTAGTTATAACATTACAAGGCAAGATTACGGAAATCAATGTTTCAGGAAAACCTTTAAACGAATATATAGCTGATAAGTTAGCCGGAAAACCACATAGTGCAGCTGCCATAGAATACTTTACGAAACTGGATGAAGCATCTTTTAATGCCTTGAAAACGGCACTGAAAAATGATGCCGCGTCGTATAACGAGCTTTCGGCTACTGTGCGAGAAGTAATCTCATTTTCCACGGAGGTTAATATCCCGGCTATGGAAATCAAAGGACTGACCTTAAATAAAGTAACATTTGCCAATAACCATGGCACAATTGATGTATTGCCGGGAGATACAATAAGCATTAATCAATTTAAGACTGCATTAGGTATAAATAGCTCAATAACACTGGGCAGTTTAAGCGGCTCAGTTGTTACCCTCGAATTCAAGGGAGCCAGTGGCACTGTATACGATTACGAATTTAATCTAAATTAA
- a CDS encoding S-layer homology domain-containing protein — MKYYNKLLITTVTVCLIFGLAGAALAADLTDITNHWANNQIKSWVEQGLASGYPDGTFKPDKEISRAEFVVLVNKAFNINSSNETNVFNDVKANDWFSKDVAAARAAAYIAGYEDNTFKPDQKISRQEVAAIVTRLLKLDTAGDLTELDKFTDSKSIPSWSQAGLNAVVKKGIIKGYPDQTVQPFKAITRAEAIVCLSAAKGEEKTPPVVTVKPAIEGKVTYKGSAVKGAAIKLFNKDGYQVIKKTTTDAQGAYKLEADPGVYDLTATTDKTVAYASDVTVAADTITSNELVLEDAAIVTGKLNDKNNKAAANIEIMFTTNPTFVATTDQNGEYTLVLLSGRKYTIRAINPNNHTAEVIRENVDIGSSAQKQTMSSLSVSFATASSGGGGGGGGGGSTGSDDYPSISSASITIKDADQTKTFTVGSITDGKGTIVLTGSENALITGGSITVSEASKLTVTSPAFLASLQGPQQLTAGTNNLDTIDLLTNASATLGLLHDAVSDGDVTLAGKLTDNDGNTSNVQLKIVINLN, encoded by the coding sequence ATGAAATATTATAATAAGCTTCTAATAACCACCGTAACCGTTTGTCTTATCTTTGGGCTGGCTGGTGCCGCCCTTGCCGCTGATTTAACGGATATAACCAATCACTGGGCCAACAATCAAATTAAAAGCTGGGTTGAGCAAGGCCTGGCGTCAGGATATCCCGACGGCACCTTCAAACCGGACAAAGAAATATCCAGAGCCGAATTTGTAGTACTGGTGAACAAAGCCTTTAATATTAATAGTTCAAATGAAACAAACGTTTTCAATGATGTTAAGGCTAACGACTGGTTCAGTAAAGATGTGGCAGCAGCCAGAGCCGCCGCCTATATAGCAGGTTATGAAGACAACACCTTTAAACCTGACCAAAAAATCAGCCGCCAGGAAGTTGCCGCAATAGTAACCAGGCTGCTAAAACTTGATACAGCCGGTGATTTAACAGAGTTGGACAAGTTCACTGACAGCAAGAGCATCCCGTCCTGGTCGCAAGCCGGCCTGAACGCAGTAGTCAAGAAAGGAATTATCAAAGGTTACCCTGACCAAACTGTACAACCCTTTAAAGCCATTACCAGGGCGGAAGCAATAGTTTGCCTGAGTGCGGCTAAAGGTGAGGAAAAAACGCCACCGGTTGTGACCGTAAAACCGGCTATAGAAGGAAAAGTAACCTATAAAGGCAGTGCGGTAAAAGGCGCGGCAATTAAATTATTTAATAAAGACGGCTATCAAGTGATCAAGAAAACAACAACTGATGCCCAGGGTGCGTATAAGTTGGAGGCAGATCCGGGTGTTTACGATTTAACCGCCACTACAGATAAAACAGTGGCCTATGCCAGTGATGTGACAGTTGCCGCCGATACCATCACCTCCAACGAACTTGTCTTAGAAGATGCAGCCATAGTAACAGGCAAATTAAATGACAAAAATAATAAAGCCGCGGCAAATATTGAAATAATGTTTACAACCAACCCAACCTTTGTTGCAACCACGGATCAAAACGGTGAATATACGCTGGTTTTACTCTCCGGTCGCAAATATACAATTAGAGCTATAAATCCGAATAATCATACTGCGGAAGTAATCAGAGAAAATGTAGATATTGGCAGTTCCGCTCAGAAACAAACAATGAGCTCATTGTCGGTTTCCTTTGCAACAGCCTCTTCAGGTGGCGGGGGCGGAGGAGGAGGCGGCGGAAGCACCGGCAGCGATGACTACCCCAGTATTTCCAGCGCGTCTATCACAATAAAAGATGCCGATCAAACTAAAACTTTTACAGTCGGCAGCATAACTGACGGAAAAGGCACAATCGTTTTGACAGGCAGTGAAAATGCATTGATTACCGGTGGAAGCATCACTGTTTCTGAAGCTTCTAAGCTTACAGTAACCTCACCGGCTTTTCTGGCATCACTCCAGGGACCGCAGCAATTAACAGCAGGTACAAACAATTTAGATACAATTGATTTGTTAACCAATGCCTCTGCCACCCTTGGTCTTTTGCATGATGCAGTAAGTGACGGGGATGTCACTCTGGCGGGTAAATTAACGGATAATGACGGCAATACGTCAAACGTTCAATTAAAAATCGTTATTAATTTAAATTAA
- a CDS encoding SDR family NAD(P)-dependent oxidoreductase: MVMHVGHKSPDTGKIYLITGAAGFIGFFLSKRLLEQGCRVIGIDNINDYYDVKLKYARLEQLKLFEQFTFVEGDISDKDVITGTFQEYRPNIVVNLAAQAGVRYSLENPDAYIQSNIIGFFNILEACRYSPVDHLVYASSSSVYGSNKKVPFEESDFVDHPVSLYAATKKSNELMAHTYSHLYKIPSTGLRFFTVYGPMGRPDMAYFGFTQRYFAGEPIRIFNNGDFENDLYRDFTYIDDIVEGIERLLCKAPDKTVPHKVFNIGNNSPEKLMVFIETLEKCLSKSAGREIVFNKIYEPIKPGDVPATYADTGLLQEAVGFKPETSIEEGLQRFADWYVEYYKMK, translated from the coding sequence ATGGTTATGCACGTGGGTCATAAATCACCGGATACCGGTAAAATATACCTTATTACCGGAGCGGCAGGTTTTATCGGATTCTTCTTGTCCAAGAGACTGCTGGAGCAAGGCTGCCGGGTAATTGGTATTGACAATATAAATGATTACTATGATGTTAAGCTTAAGTACGCCCGTTTGGAACAGCTTAAACTCTTTGAGCAGTTTACCTTTGTTGAGGGTGACATTTCAGATAAGGATGTAATAACCGGGACCTTTCAGGAGTATAGGCCTAATATTGTGGTAAACCTGGCAGCTCAAGCCGGAGTGCGGTATTCCCTGGAGAATCCTGACGCATATATCCAGAGCAATATCATAGGTTTTTTTAACATTCTTGAAGCCTGCAGATATAGCCCGGTTGATCACCTGGTTTATGCATCATCAAGTTCTGTATATGGATCTAACAAAAAAGTACCGTTTGAAGAATCGGATTTCGTAGATCACCCGGTATCACTCTATGCAGCCACGAAAAAATCAAACGAATTGATGGCTCATACTTACAGTCACCTGTATAAAATACCGTCAACAGGACTGAGGTTTTTCACAGTTTACGGTCCGATGGGCCGCCCCGATATGGCATATTTCGGTTTCACGCAGAGGTACTTTGCGGGAGAGCCTATCAGAATATTCAACAATGGCGATTTTGAAAATGATCTTTACCGGGATTTTACTTACATTGATGATATCGTAGAGGGCATTGAGCGGCTTCTATGTAAAGCCCCTGATAAGACTGTCCCGCATAAAGTCTTTAATATTGGAAACAACAGTCCTGAAAAGCTGATGGTATTTATCGAAACGCTGGAGAAGTGCTTGAGCAAGTCTGCCGGGAGAGAGATAGTATTTAATAAAATATATGAGCCTATTAAGCCCGGTGACGTACCGGCAACATATGCGGATACCGGTTTGCTGCAGGAAGCCGTGGGATTTAAACCTGAGACTTCGATAGAAGAGGGGTTGCAAAGATTTGCTGATTGGTATGTTGAGTATTATAAGATGAAGTAG
- a CDS encoding VanZ family protein, whose protein sequence is MAMTCKILDVKIGKSLFLSWLLVLAWMSFIFYLSSQPAPVSNSLSKKVAKTVIEGVDKVEGRDAKAYKLNKVNNLTRDYAHGGVFGVLSILALSALRKSGFKSRAAYLTAFLICACYACTDEFHQIFVSGRGAEFQDWLKDCLGTILGLGLYFFVAAFNKWS, encoded by the coding sequence ATGGCAATGACCTGTAAAATATTAGATGTAAAGATTGGAAAGTCTCTGTTTTTATCCTGGTTATTGGTATTGGCATGGATGTCCTTCATATTTTATTTATCCTCGCAGCCGGCACCGGTATCCAATTCGCTCAGTAAAAAGGTGGCAAAAACTGTTATTGAAGGTGTCGATAAGGTTGAGGGACGAGATGCAAAAGCTTATAAATTAAATAAAGTAAATAATTTAACCCGTGACTATGCTCATGGAGGCGTATTTGGGGTATTGAGTATTCTTGCGCTCAGTGCGCTGCGCAAAAGCGGTTTCAAAAGCCGCGCTGCATATTTGACTGCCTTTTTAATTTGTGCATGCTACGCTTGTACGGATGAGTTTCATCAAATATTTGTTTCCGGCAGGGGAGCTGAATTTCAGGATTGGCTGAAGGATTGTTTGGGTACGATATTGGGCCTTGGCTTGTACTTTTTTGTTGCGGCATTTAATAAATGGTCATAA
- a CDS encoding Fic family protein, whose translation MRKFDYHAIDSELYKPDIVNLLSAIHEYKGKQELFIEVQPDILEAMLKVAKIQSTGASNRIEGIYTSEARLHELVIEEAVPRNRDEQEIAGYREVLNTIHENYEYIPPTPNIILQLHRDLYTYSPASVGGRYKNTDNVIEEVDNEGNRRTRFQPLPAYATVDAMEALSKEFLKAIDRSDIDPLILIAKFILDFLCIHPFNDGNGRMSRLLTLLLLYQQGYIVGKYISIEMIIENTKESYYEALELSSKGWHDGKSNYAPFVKYYLGVILSAYKEFASRVETIRNKGLTKSERIRHIFSNKVGKITKAEIATLCPDVSITTIEKALSDLLKEEYIIKIGAGRSTAYIRNHESRE comes from the coding sequence ATGAGAAAGTTTGATTACCATGCAATAGATTCGGAGCTTTATAAGCCGGATATCGTTAATCTTCTTTCTGCTATCCACGAGTATAAAGGCAAACAAGAACTCTTTATAGAGGTGCAACCTGATATTTTAGAAGCGATGCTTAAGGTTGCCAAGATTCAAAGTACCGGTGCCTCAAACCGAATTGAAGGAATTTATACTTCTGAAGCCCGGTTACATGAGTTAGTTATTGAGGAAGCGGTACCGAGGAATCGAGATGAACAGGAAATAGCCGGATATCGTGAAGTATTAAATACTATACACGAAAACTATGAGTATATTCCTCCAACCCCCAATATTATTTTACAATTACATCGAGACTTATATACTTATAGTCCAGCATCTGTAGGTGGGCGCTACAAAAATACTGATAACGTTATTGAGGAAGTAGATAACGAAGGAAACCGCAGGACACGCTTTCAGCCTTTACCTGCCTACGCTACAGTTGATGCCATGGAAGCGCTTAGTAAGGAATTTTTAAAAGCCATTGACCGTAGTGATATAGACCCACTAATACTTATTGCAAAATTCATACTGGATTTTCTCTGCATTCACCCTTTTAATGATGGTAATGGACGCATGAGCAGATTGTTGACGCTTTTATTGCTTTACCAGCAAGGCTATATTGTTGGGAAGTATATCAGTATTGAAATGATTATTGAAAATACTAAGGAAAGTTATTATGAAGCGCTTGAGCTAAGTTCCAAAGGATGGCATGACGGGAAAAGTAACTATGCTCCCTTTGTCAAATATTATCTAGGTGTTATTCTAAGTGCGTATAAAGAATTCGCAAGCAGGGTAGAAACAATTCGTAATAAAGGGCTTACGAAGTCTGAGCGTATTCGCCATATTTTTTCAAATAAAGTAGGAAAAATCACAAAGGCAGAAATCGCCACCTTATGCCCGGATGTAAGTATTACAACAATTGAGAAGGCGCTTTCAGATTTGTTAAAAGAAGAATACATCATAAAAATCGGCGCTGGCCGCAGCACAGCCTATATTCGCAATCATGAATCACGAGAGTAA